A window of the Streptomyces albireticuli genome harbors these coding sequences:
- a CDS encoding ROK family glucokinase codes for MSMYRELHRGAARATVLRTVGTRERRSHLTAPRVPTVGIDIGGTKVMAGVVDADGNILEKLRTETPDKSKSPKVVEDTITELVLDLSDRHDVHAVGIGAAGWVDADRNRVLFAPHLSWRNEPLRDRLAGRLAVPVMVDNDANTAAWAEWRFGAGRGEDHLVMITLGTGIGGAILEDGQVKRGKYGVAGEFGHMQVVPGGHRCPCGNRGCWEQYSSGNALVREARELAAAESPVAYGIIDRVGGNIPEITGPLITELARSGDAMCVELLQDIGQWLGVGIANLAAALDPSCFVIGGGVSAADDLLIGPARDAFRRHLTGRGYRPEARIVKAQLGPEAGMVGAADLARLVARRFRRANRRRVERYERYARAGRG; via the coding sequence ATGAGCATGTACCGCGAGCTCCACCGAGGCGCGGCCAGAGCCACCGTGCTCCGCACCGTCGGAACCCGCGAGCGCCGCTCGCACCTGACCGCCCCCCGGGTCCCCACCGTCGGCATCGACATCGGCGGCACCAAGGTCATGGCGGGCGTCGTCGACGCCGACGGCAACATCCTGGAGAAGCTCCGCACGGAGACCCCGGACAAGTCCAAGAGCCCCAAGGTCGTCGAGGACACCATCACCGAGCTGGTCCTCGACCTCTCCGACCGGCACGACGTGCACGCCGTCGGCATCGGCGCGGCCGGCTGGGTCGACGCCGACCGTAACCGCGTCCTGTTCGCCCCGCACCTGTCCTGGCGCAACGAGCCCCTGCGCGACCGCCTCGCCGGCCGGCTCGCCGTCCCCGTCATGGTCGACAACGACGCCAACACCGCCGCCTGGGCCGAGTGGCGCTTCGGCGCCGGCCGGGGCGAGGACCACCTGGTGATGATCACCCTCGGTACCGGCATCGGCGGGGCGATCCTGGAGGACGGCCAGGTCAAGCGCGGCAAGTACGGGGTCGCGGGCGAGTTCGGCCATATGCAGGTCGTCCCCGGCGGACACCGCTGCCCGTGCGGCAACCGCGGCTGCTGGGAGCAGTACAGCTCCGGCAACGCCCTCGTCCGCGAGGCCCGCGAGCTGGCCGCCGCCGAGTCCCCCGTCGCGTACGGCATCATCGACCGCGTCGGCGGCAACATCCCCGAGATCACCGGCCCGCTCATCACCGAGCTGGCCCGCTCCGGCGACGCCATGTGCGTGGAACTGCTCCAGGACATCGGCCAGTGGCTCGGCGTCGGCATCGCCAACCTCGCCGCTGCCCTGGACCCCTCCTGCTTCGTCATCGGCGGTGGCGTCAGCGCCGCCGACGACCTGCTGATCGGCCCCGCCCGGGACGCCTTCCGCCGCCACCTCACCGGCCGCGGCTACCGCCCGGAGGCCCGCATCGTCAAGGCGCAGCTCGGCCCCGAGGCCGGCATGGTCGGCGCCGCGGACCTGGCCCGGCTGGTCGCCCGCCGCTTCCGCCGCGCCAACCGCCGGCGGGTGGAGCGCTACGAGCGCTACGCGCGCGCGGGCCGCGGGTGA
- a CDS encoding ATP-binding cassette domain-containing protein: MSDTRNALVELTDVSKFYGNIRALEGVSLEVHAGEITCVLGDNGAGKSTLIKIIAGLHQHDAGTFEIEGEETRLGSPREALDRGIATVYQDLAVVPLMPVWRNFFLGSEPTKGVGPFKRLDAARMREITRAELLRMGIDLRDVDQPIGTLSGGERQCVAIARAVYFGAKVLVLDEPTAALGVKQSGVVLKYVAAARDAGLGVVLITHNPHHAYLVGDRFVLLKRGGMAGSHAKSEIALDELTRQMAGGSELDQLSHELARATGPDVIGGKPVTTDEG; the protein is encoded by the coding sequence GTGAGCGACACACGGAACGCGCTGGTCGAGCTGACGGACGTCAGCAAGTTCTACGGGAACATCCGGGCCCTCGAAGGGGTCTCCCTGGAGGTGCACGCGGGCGAGATCACCTGCGTGCTCGGCGACAACGGCGCCGGCAAGTCCACCCTCATCAAGATCATCGCGGGGCTGCACCAGCACGACGCGGGCACCTTCGAGATCGAGGGCGAGGAGACCCGCCTCGGCTCGCCCCGCGAGGCCCTCGACCGCGGCATCGCCACGGTCTACCAGGACCTCGCGGTCGTCCCGCTGATGCCCGTCTGGCGGAACTTCTTCCTCGGCTCCGAGCCGACGAAGGGCGTCGGCCCCTTCAAGCGCCTCGACGCCGCGCGGATGCGCGAGATCACCCGCGCGGAGCTGCTCCGCATGGGCATCGACCTGCGCGACGTCGACCAGCCCATCGGGACGCTGTCCGGCGGTGAGCGGCAGTGCGTGGCGATCGCCCGCGCCGTCTACTTCGGCGCCAAGGTCCTCGTCCTCGACGAGCCGACCGCGGCGCTCGGCGTCAAGCAGTCGGGCGTGGTCCTGAAGTACGTGGCCGCGGCCCGGGACGCCGGCCTCGGCGTGGTGCTGATCACCCACAACCCGCACCACGCGTACCTGGTCGGCGACCGCTTCGTGCTCCTCAAGCGCGGCGGGATGGCCGGCAGCCACGCCAAGTCGGAGATCGCCCTCGACGAGCTCACCCGCCAGATGGCGGGCGGCAGCGAGCTCGACCAGCTCAGCCATGAGCTGGCGCGGGCGACGGGCCCGGACGTGATCGGCGGCAAACCGGTCACGACCGACGAGGGCTGA
- a CDS encoding ABC transporter permease: MSAPATAPARDTADERLAHRSHLRRLLGRPELGAVVGAVAVFVFFSTVADSFLQASSLSTVLYASSTIGIMAVPVALLMIGGEFDLSAGVMVTSAALVSSMFSYQMTANVWVGAGVSLLTMLAIGFFNGFVLTRTKLPSFIITLATFLMLTGLNLGFTKLISGTVSTKTIGDMEGFESARAVFASHLTIGGVDLQVTILWWLGLVALATWVLLRTRAGNWIFAVGGNSDAARAVGVPVKGTKIGLYMAVAFCAWVSGQHLLMSYDVVQSGEGVGNELLYIIAAVIGGCLMTGGYGSAIGSAVGAFIFGMTSKGIVYAQWDPDWFKFFLGAMLLLATLLNAWVRKRAEATK, encoded by the coding sequence ATGAGCGCGCCCGCCACCGCACCCGCCCGGGACACGGCCGACGAACGGCTGGCGCACCGCTCGCACCTGCGCCGGCTGCTCGGCCGCCCCGAGCTCGGCGCGGTCGTCGGCGCCGTGGCCGTCTTCGTCTTCTTCTCGACCGTCGCCGACAGCTTCCTCCAGGCATCCAGCCTGTCGACGGTGCTCTACGCCTCCTCGACCATCGGCATCATGGCCGTCCCCGTGGCGCTGCTGATGATCGGCGGCGAGTTCGACCTGTCGGCCGGTGTGATGGTGACCAGCGCCGCGCTGGTCTCCTCGATGTTCAGCTACCAGATGACGGCCAACGTCTGGGTCGGTGCCGGGGTCTCGCTGCTCACCATGCTGGCTATCGGCTTCTTCAACGGCTTCGTGCTCACCCGCACCAAGCTGCCCAGCTTCATCATCACGCTGGCCACGTTCCTGATGCTGACCGGCCTCAACCTGGGCTTCACCAAGCTCATCAGCGGCACGGTCTCCACCAAGACCATCGGTGACATGGAGGGCTTCGAGTCCGCCCGCGCGGTCTTCGCCTCGCACCTGACGATCGGCGGCGTCGACCTCCAGGTCACCATCCTGTGGTGGCTCGGCCTGGTGGCCCTCGCCACCTGGGTCCTGCTGCGCACCCGCGCCGGCAACTGGATCTTCGCGGTCGGCGGCAACTCCGACGCGGCCCGCGCCGTGGGCGTCCCCGTCAAGGGCACCAAGATCGGCCTGTACATGGCGGTCGCCTTCTGCGCCTGGGTCTCCGGACAGCACCTGCTGATGTCCTACGACGTGGTCCAGTCCGGCGAGGGCGTCGGCAACGAGCTCCTCTACATCATCGCGGCCGTCATCGGCGGCTGCCTGATGACCGGCGGCTACGGCTCGGCCATCGGCTCCGCGGTCGGCGCGTTCATCTTCGGCATGACCAGCAAGGGCATCGTCTACGCCCAGTGGGACCCGGACTGGTTCAAGTTCTTCCTGGGCGCGATGCTGCTGCTGGCCACGCTGCTGAACGCGTGGGTCCGTAAGCGGGCGGAGGCGACGAAGTGA
- a CDS encoding sugar ABC transporter substrate-binding protein — protein MSAVLAAVLGASLAGCSATGGKRAEERAAKAAQGRAAVDTPRWTFAMVTHSGDGDTFWDIVQSGAKQAAAKDNIKFLYAHDVEGNKQAQNVQAMIDQKVDGLIVTLAKPDAMKDVIAKAKKAGIPVITVNSGSEKSKEFGALTHIGQDEVIAGEAVGEQLNERGRKKAVCVLHEQGNVGHEQRCEGVKKSFKGELQNLYVEGTNMPNVQSSIEAKLQSDKDIDAVVTLGAPFAPTAVKAAEQAGSKAEVDTFDLNAKVAEALQSGKLGFAVDQDPYLQGYEAVDLLWLYRYNRDMLGGGRPVLTGPQIVTKDDAKILADFTKRGTR, from the coding sequence GTGAGCGCCGTGCTGGCAGCGGTGCTCGGCGCCTCCTTGGCGGGGTGCAGCGCGACGGGCGGCAAGCGCGCGGAGGAGCGGGCCGCCAAGGCGGCCCAGGGGCGCGCCGCGGTGGACACGCCCCGCTGGACCTTCGCGATGGTCACCCACTCGGGCGATGGCGACACCTTCTGGGACATCGTCCAGAGCGGTGCCAAGCAGGCGGCCGCCAAGGACAACATCAAGTTCCTCTACGCCCATGACGTGGAGGGCAACAAGCAGGCCCAGAACGTCCAGGCCATGATCGACCAGAAGGTCGACGGCCTGATCGTCACCCTCGCCAAGCCCGACGCCATGAAGGACGTCATCGCGAAGGCGAAGAAGGCCGGCATCCCGGTGATCACCGTGAACTCGGGCTCCGAGAAGTCCAAGGAGTTCGGCGCGCTCACCCACATCGGCCAGGACGAGGTGATCGCGGGCGAGGCCGTCGGCGAGCAGCTCAACGAACGCGGGCGGAAGAAGGCCGTCTGCGTCCTGCACGAGCAGGGCAACGTCGGTCACGAGCAGCGCTGCGAGGGCGTGAAGAAGTCCTTCAAGGGCGAGCTCCAGAACCTGTACGTCGAGGGCACCAACATGCCCAACGTGCAGTCGTCCATCGAGGCGAAGCTCCAGTCCGACAAGGACATCGACGCCGTCGTCACCCTCGGCGCCCCCTTCGCGCCGACCGCCGTGAAGGCCGCCGAGCAGGCCGGCAGCAAGGCCGAGGTCGACACCTTCGACCTCAACGCCAAGGTCGCCGAAGCCCTCCAGTCCGGCAAGCTCGGCTTCGCCGTCGACCAGGACCCGTACCTCCAGGGCTACGAGGCCGTCGACCTGCTGTGGCTCTACCGCTACAACCGCGACATGCTCGGCGGCGGCCGCCCGGTGCTCACCGGCCCGCAGATCGTCACCAAGGACGACGCCAAGATCCTGGCCGACTTCACCAAGCGGGGTACGCGATGA
- a CDS encoding GntR family transcriptional regulator — protein sequence MDRSSPVPLYYQLSQQLEAAIEQGGLAPGSLLGNEIDLAARLGLSRPTVRQAIQSLVDKGLLVRRRGVGTQVLHSQVRRPLELSSLYDDLEAAGQQPATRVLLHTTEPATARVAAALGVPEGTEVVLVERLRLAHGEPMAHLRNHLPAGLLGLDDDGLAATGLYRLIRAAGITLHSARQTVGARAATAAESGLLAEPEGAPLLTMERTTYDDTGRAVEFGSHVYRASRYSFDFQLLVRP from the coding sequence CTGGACCGCAGCAGCCCCGTACCGCTCTATTACCAGCTGTCGCAGCAGCTCGAGGCGGCGATCGAGCAGGGCGGGCTCGCCCCCGGCAGCCTGCTCGGCAACGAGATCGACCTCGCCGCGCGGCTCGGGCTGTCCCGGCCCACCGTCCGGCAGGCCATCCAGTCGCTGGTGGACAAAGGGCTGCTCGTGCGCCGCCGTGGCGTCGGTACCCAGGTACTGCACAGCCAGGTGAGGCGCCCGCTGGAGCTGAGCAGCCTCTACGACGACCTGGAGGCGGCCGGCCAGCAGCCCGCCACCCGGGTCCTGCTGCACACCACCGAGCCCGCCACCGCGCGCGTCGCCGCGGCCCTCGGCGTGCCCGAGGGCACCGAGGTGGTGCTCGTCGAGCGGCTGCGGCTCGCCCATGGCGAACCCATGGCCCACCTGCGCAACCACCTCCCCGCCGGCCTCCTCGGCCTCGACGACGACGGACTGGCCGCGACCGGTCTCTACCGGCTGATCCGCGCGGCCGGCATCACGCTGCACAGCGCCCGGCAGACGGTCGGGGCGCGGGCCGCGACCGCCGCGGAGAGCGGGCTGCTGGCCGAGCCGGAAGGCGCGCCGCTGCTCACCATGGAACGGACGACGTACGACGACACCGGGCGCGCCGTGGAGTTCGGCTCCCACGTCTACCGTGCCTCGCGCTACTCCTTCGACTTCCAGCTGCTGGTCCGCCCGTAG
- a CDS encoding LysE family translocator, producing MEELALGVALGFSAGISPGPLLALVLSGTLRGGLGVGLRVAAVPLLTDLPVIVLAVTVLAVLPEWAIAVGGVLGGLFLAWLAVATLREARTAEVPAARDAGEVRAAGRRTLWQGALVNLLSPHPWMFWLTTGAPLLVAAWRHGPPGAGGFLFGFYALLVGSKAALAVMVARARHRIGTRGYRLLLGGSGVLLLAASGVLLVEFGSALTA from the coding sequence GTGGAGGAGCTGGCTCTGGGAGTGGCACTGGGCTTCAGCGCGGGGATCAGCCCGGGTCCCCTGCTCGCGCTGGTGCTGTCCGGGACGCTGCGCGGCGGGCTCGGCGTCGGGCTGCGGGTGGCCGCGGTGCCGCTGCTCACCGACCTGCCGGTGATCGTCCTCGCGGTGACCGTGCTGGCCGTGCTGCCGGAGTGGGCGATCGCCGTCGGCGGGGTGCTGGGCGGCCTCTTCCTGGCCTGGCTGGCCGTGGCGACGCTGCGCGAGGCGCGGACGGCCGAGGTGCCGGCGGCGCGGGACGCCGGGGAGGTGCGGGCGGCGGGGCGGCGGACGCTGTGGCAGGGCGCCCTGGTGAATCTGCTCAGCCCGCACCCGTGGATGTTCTGGCTCACGACCGGGGCACCGCTGCTGGTGGCGGCCTGGCGGCACGGCCCGCCCGGGGCCGGCGGCTTCCTCTTCGGCTTCTACGCCCTGCTGGTCGGCAGCAAGGCCGCGCTCGCCGTGATGGTGGCCCGCGCCCGCCACCGGATCGGCACCCGGGGCTACCGCCTGCTGCTCGGCGGCTCGGGGGTACTGCTGCTGGCGGCCTCCGGGGTACTGCTGGTGGAATTCGGCTCCGCGCTGACGGCGTAG
- a CDS encoding DUF6875 domain-containing protein, with product MSHGYGHHDPASGRPAADLSRIRLYDEPDATSHDRLRPVRDWVRDHVARPHPDLGRKGAVCPFVPLSQRLGLIRYALAEPAVTDEAGMDAAVAALKAHWLAMEPRGGQHTIDKTIVLVLPGAAAETVVRVHDRAKPEFVADGMMLGEFFPGHPGPGLHNPDFRPLHCDTPLLVARSMVTNDLPFLTERRYPPARRAGFVESFLEHQRSANPDTRARAREELARARTELGRPEPPPPD from the coding sequence ATGAGCCACGGATACGGACACCACGACCCCGCGAGCGGCCGCCCCGCGGCCGACCTCTCCCGCATCCGGCTGTACGACGAGCCGGACGCCACCTCCCACGACCGTCTCCGCCCCGTGCGCGACTGGGTCCGCGACCACGTCGCCCGGCCCCACCCGGACCTCGGCCGCAAGGGCGCCGTCTGCCCCTTCGTGCCGCTCTCCCAGCGCCTGGGCCTGATCCGCTACGCCCTGGCCGAGCCCGCCGTGACCGACGAGGCCGGGATGGACGCGGCGGTCGCCGCGCTCAAGGCGCACTGGCTGGCCATGGAGCCGCGCGGCGGCCAGCACACCATCGACAAGACGATCGTCCTCGTCCTGCCGGGGGCGGCGGCGGAGACCGTCGTCCGGGTGCACGACCGGGCGAAGCCCGAGTTCGTGGCCGACGGGATGATGCTCGGCGAGTTCTTCCCCGGGCACCCCGGGCCGGGCCTGCACAACCCCGATTTCCGGCCGCTGCACTGCGACACCCCGCTGCTCGTCGCGCGCAGCATGGTCACCAACGACCTGCCGTTCCTCACCGAGCGCCGCTATCCGCCGGCCCGGCGCGCCGGCTTCGTGGAGTCCTTCCTGGAGCACCAGCGGTCGGCGAACCCGGACACCAGGGCCCGCGCCCGGGAGGAGCTCGCCCGGGCCCGCACGGAGCTGGGGCGGCCCGAGCCCCCGCCGCCGGACTGA
- a CDS encoding cytochrome P450 family protein: MGAHTSGTVDLAALGDAFARDPHPVYAGLRERGPVHHVRMPEGSVAWLVVGYEEARAALSDPRLSKDWRSVSPSLGLRTVASGPHMLTLDPPDHTRLRKLVAKEFTPKRVDALAPRVQELTDGLLDAMLAAPDRRADLVDALSFPLPMGVICELLGVPSLDRESFRDWSNTAVGSAPAAEKAVAAGAMHAYLEELVAAKRAHPGDDLLSDLVRATDEDGDRLSPEELLGTAWILLVAGHETTGNLITNAVLTLLTHPEQLAALRADPGLLDGAVEETLRYEGPLETPTYRFTTEPVEIGGTVIPGGGELVLPVISDANRDPARFGDPGRFDIRRDARGHVTFGHGIHYCLGAPLARLEARTALRTVLERCPDLALDAHPDALPWRDGLFIRGPHRLPIRF, translated from the coding sequence ATGGGGGCGCACACGAGCGGAACCGTCGATCTGGCCGCGTTGGGGGACGCGTTCGCCAGGGATCCGCACCCGGTCTACGCCGGGCTGCGGGAGCGCGGGCCGGTGCACCACGTACGGATGCCGGAGGGCTCCGTCGCCTGGCTCGTCGTCGGCTACGAGGAGGCGCGGGCCGCGCTGAGCGACCCCCGCCTGTCGAAGGACTGGCGGAGCGTGTCACCGTCGCTCGGGCTGAGGACCGTGGCCTCGGGCCCGCACATGCTCACCCTCGACCCGCCGGACCACACCCGGCTGCGCAAGCTCGTCGCCAAGGAGTTCACCCCGAAGCGGGTCGACGCCCTGGCGCCCCGGGTCCAGGAGCTGACCGACGGCCTGCTGGACGCCATGCTGGCCGCGCCGGACCGCCGCGCCGACCTCGTCGACGCGCTGTCCTTCCCGCTGCCCATGGGCGTCATCTGCGAGCTGCTCGGCGTGCCGTCCCTGGACCGCGAGTCCTTCCGCGACTGGTCGAACACCGCCGTCGGATCCGCGCCGGCCGCCGAGAAGGCCGTGGCCGCCGGCGCGATGCACGCCTATCTGGAGGAACTGGTCGCGGCCAAGCGGGCGCACCCCGGCGACGACCTGCTGAGCGACCTGGTCCGGGCCACGGACGAGGACGGCGACCGGCTCTCGCCCGAGGAGCTCCTCGGCACGGCCTGGATCCTGCTCGTCGCGGGCCATGAGACGACGGGCAACCTCATCACCAACGCCGTCCTCACCCTGCTCACGCACCCCGAGCAGCTGGCGGCCCTGCGCGCCGACCCGGGGCTGCTGGACGGCGCCGTGGAGGAGACGCTGCGCTACGAGGGCCCGCTGGAGACCCCGACGTACCGCTTCACCACGGAGCCCGTCGAGATCGGCGGCACGGTGATACCAGGCGGCGGCGAGCTCGTCCTGCCCGTCATCTCCGACGCCAACCGCGACCCCGCCCGCTTCGGCGACCCCGGTCGCTTCGACATCCGCCGCGACGCGCGCGGGCACGTCACCTTCGGCCACGGCATCCACTACTGCCTGGGCGCGCCGCTGGCCCGCCTGGAGGCCAGGACCGCGCTCCGGACCGTCCTGGAGCGCTGCCCGGACCTCGCCCTGGACGCCCACCCGGACGCCCTGCCCTGGCGCGACGGCCTGTTCATCCGCGGCCCGCACCGGCTGCCGATCCGCTTCTGA
- a CDS encoding ribonuclease domain-containing protein, whose translation MNMTPPSRRFARTGALAAALVSALLLGGPALAATPQAPAAVTAAPVTMKIVGDICYSDLPSQAHDTIRLIDAGGPFPYPKDGTVFSNREGVLPKQTSGYYHEYTVKTPGSPDRGARRIVTGKQTHEDYYTGDHYETFDLVDFTC comes from the coding sequence ATGAACATGACACCCCCCTCCCGCCGTTTCGCCCGGACCGGCGCGCTGGCCGCCGCCCTCGTCTCCGCCCTGCTCCTCGGCGGACCCGCGCTGGCCGCCACCCCGCAGGCCCCGGCCGCCGTCACGGCCGCACCGGTCACCATGAAGATCGTCGGCGACATCTGTTACTCGGACCTGCCCTCGCAGGCCCACGACACCATCCGGCTGATCGACGCCGGCGGCCCCTTCCCGTACCCGAAGGACGGCACCGTCTTCTCCAACCGCGAGGGCGTCCTGCCGAAGCAGACCTCCGGCTACTACCACGAGTACACGGTCAAGACCCCGGGCTCGCCGGACCGCGGCGCCCGGCGGATCGTCACCGGGAAGCAGACCCACGAGGACTACTACACCGGCGACCACTACGAGACCTTCGACCTGGTCGACTTCACCTGCTGA
- a CDS encoding helix-turn-helix domain-containing protein, which yields MSQSTPAPPDDGPGEDLPTVAPRLRDLRRRSGLTLEAAAGRVGLSPAHLSRLETGRRTPSLPMLLALARTYGTTVSDLLGEAIPERDPIVRRDRMEPQQAGGWTYWRAGGSGRAMQALRLHVPPGGGGQAELVRVHPGEEWLYVTSGRLRLTLGESTHLLDEGDAAHFDSLTPHRIAAASPGGADLLFMHTLMQSAATELCLGGATPTRRGMP from the coding sequence ATGAGCCAGAGCACCCCGGCCCCACCGGACGACGGCCCCGGAGAGGACCTGCCGACCGTCGCGCCCCGCCTGCGCGACCTGCGCCGACGCAGCGGCCTGACCCTGGAGGCCGCGGCCGGGCGGGTGGGCCTGTCGCCCGCCCACCTGTCGCGGCTGGAGACCGGCCGCCGCACCCCGTCGCTGCCGATGCTGCTGGCGCTGGCGCGTACGTACGGAACGACGGTATCCGACCTCCTGGGCGAGGCGATCCCGGAGCGGGACCCGATCGTGCGGCGCGACCGGATGGAGCCGCAGCAGGCGGGCGGCTGGACCTACTGGCGGGCGGGCGGCTCCGGGCGCGCCATGCAGGCCCTGCGGCTGCATGTGCCGCCGGGCGGGGGCGGCCAGGCGGAGCTGGTGCGCGTGCACCCCGGCGAGGAGTGGCTCTACGTCACCTCCGGCCGGCTGCGGCTGACGCTCGGCGAGTCCACGCACCTGCTGGACGAGGGCGACGCCGCGCACTTCGACTCGCTGACCCCGCACCGCATCGCGGCCGCCTCGCCCGGCGGGGCGGACCTGCTGTTCATGCACACGCTGATGCAGAGCGCCGCGACCGAGCTGTGTCTCGGGGGCGCGACGCCGACCCGGAGGGGAATGCCATGA
- a CDS encoding DUF6126 family protein: protein MTPADGHLDGHTAEPAVRHMNEEDRAPMGMTVRVIIYLVAVHFFAAFLFLLFFLAGG from the coding sequence ATGACACCGGCCGACGGACACCTGGACGGACACACCGCGGAGCCGGCCGTCCGGCACATGAACGAGGAGGACCGGGCCCCGATGGGCATGACGGTCCGCGTGATCATCTACCTCGTGGCCGTGCACTTCTTCGCGGCCTTCCTCTTCCTCCTCTTCTTTCTCGCCGGAGGGTGA
- a CDS encoding transcriptional regulator translates to MTRTAQDVLTEAARELAPAKNMTVERIAAGEAPVEVLAALALEQHHVIVGDRRSFAHLAGRAAPVPAVAAFFETLARGEDSALGHLGALARACGLDEAAVREYEPRAGCQAYPSYVAWLALGAEPVDVVVALSANFAAWSSYCATVGRALREKYGFDDAACAFFDLFAEQKPGASDAVLAAVSAGLAAGRLSEPSARRYGRLLQDYESMFWDSLAVR, encoded by the coding sequence ATGACGCGCACGGCCCAGGACGTACTGACGGAAGCGGCACGGGAGCTCGCGCCCGCGAAGAACATGACCGTCGAGCGGATCGCGGCGGGAGAGGCGCCCGTGGAGGTCCTCGCGGCCCTCGCGCTGGAACAGCACCACGTCATCGTCGGCGACCGCCGCAGCTTCGCCCACCTCGCCGGGCGGGCCGCGCCCGTCCCGGCCGTCGCCGCGTTCTTCGAGACCCTCGCGCGGGGCGAGGACTCGGCCCTGGGCCACCTCGGCGCGCTGGCCCGCGCCTGCGGGCTGGACGAGGCGGCCGTGCGGGAGTACGAGCCGCGGGCCGGCTGCCAGGCCTATCCGTCGTACGTGGCCTGGCTCGCGCTCGGCGCCGAGCCCGTGGACGTGGTGGTCGCCCTGTCGGCCAACTTCGCGGCGTGGTCGTCCTATTGCGCCACGGTCGGCCGGGCGCTGCGCGAGAAGTACGGCTTCGACGACGCGGCGTGCGCGTTCTTCGACCTCTTCGCCGAGCAGAAGCCGGGCGCGTCGGACGCGGTCCTGGCCGCGGTGTCGGCGGGGCTGGCGGCGGGCCGGCTGTCCGAGCCGTCGGCGCGGCGCTACGGGCGGCTGCTCCAGGACTACGAGTCGATGTTCTGGGATTCGCTCGCTGTACGGTGA
- a CDS encoding GNAT family N-acetyltransferase, translating into MSYSDRPEMAYRPALPRDFEDIEALDNSFTTDSVLEVTATEEGFRLRAVPVDPPLRKVYPAEDEGVEGLGGDDEARAVVAYDAGGLCGAVTFAHSAWNRRLLISDVRVAPHRRGQGVGSALMERALGQGRELGARTAWLEVTNVNAPAVRAYRRMGFALCGLDTTLYTGTASEGEIALFMSRPL; encoded by the coding sequence ATGTCGTACAGCGACCGGCCCGAAATGGCCTACCGACCCGCGCTTCCCCGGGACTTCGAGGACATCGAGGCCCTCGACAACTCCTTCACGACCGACTCCGTCCTCGAAGTGACGGCCACGGAGGAGGGCTTCCGCCTCCGCGCCGTGCCGGTCGACCCTCCGCTGCGGAAGGTCTACCCGGCCGAGGACGAGGGGGTGGAGGGGCTCGGCGGGGACGACGAGGCCCGGGCGGTCGTCGCGTACGACGCCGGGGGCCTGTGCGGCGCCGTCACGTTCGCCCACTCCGCCTGGAACCGCCGGCTGCTGATCTCCGACGTCCGGGTGGCGCCGCACCGGCGTGGCCAGGGCGTCGGATCCGCCCTGATGGAGCGCGCCCTCGGCCAGGGCCGGGAACTGGGGGCGCGCACCGCCTGGTTGGAGGTCACCAACGTCAACGCCCCGGCCGTGCGCGCGTACCGGCGGATGGGCTTCGCGCTGTGCGGTCTGGACACCACGCTCTACACGGGGACGGCGTCGGAGGGTGAGATCGCCCTGTTCATGAGCCGCCCTCTGTGA